A genomic stretch from Telopea speciosissima isolate NSW1024214 ecotype Mountain lineage chromosome 7, Tspe_v1, whole genome shotgun sequence includes:
- the LOC122669587 gene encoding methylecgonone reductase-like isoform X2: MDKEMIPQVALNSGYRMPLIGLGTACDHIPGNLTSTLINAIELGYRHIDTASLYKTEEFVGQAIAQALERGLIDNRSDVFVTSKLWCSDADHDLVLPALKETLRKLGLDYVDLYLVHFPLRINQGTGTPFQKDEILPFDMKGTWEAMEVCCRLGLAKSIGVSNFSSKKLSQLLTYATIPPAVNQVEMNPAWQQRKLRKFCDENGIHVSAWSPLGANGAHWGSFAVMKSPILGDLAVTKGKSIAQISLRWAYQQGASPIVKSFNEERMKENLQIFDWELTQEELDKINQIPQKRGYPGEMFVSPNGPYKSLEELWDEEV, translated from the exons ATGGATAAGGAAATGATCCCTCAGGTCGCCCTGAACTCTGGCTATAGAATGCCATTGATAGGCTTGGGAACAGCATGTGACCATATCCCTGGAAATCTCACTTCTACTCTAATCAATGCGATCGAGCTCGGTTACCGGCACATCGACACTGCTTCCCTATACAAGACCGAAGAGTTTGTCGGGCAAGCCATAGCTCAAGCTCTCGAACGAGGACTGATCGATAACCGTAGTGACGTTTTCGTTACTTCCAAGTTATGGTGCTCAGATGCAGACCATGATCTTGTCCTCCCAGCACTCAAGGAAACAC TTAGGAAACTGGGACTAGATTATGTGGATCTCTATCTAGTTCACTTTCCTTTAAGGATTAATCAAGGAACTGGAACCCCTTTCCAAAAGGATGAAATTCTTCCCTTTGATATGAAAGGGACATGGGAAGCCATGGAAGTGTGCTGCAGATTGGGGTTGGCAAAGTCCATTGGCGTGAGCAACTTCTCAAGCAAGAAGCTCTCCCAACTTCTAACATATGCCACCATCCCTCCCGCCGTGAATCAG gtcgaaatgaatCCTGCATGGCAGCAGAGAAAGTTGAGAAAGTTCTGCGATGAAAATGGGATTCATGTGAGTGCTTGGTCACCTTTGGGAGCAAATGGAGCTCATTGGGGTTCCTTTGCAGTCATGAAGAGTCCAATCCTTGGAGACCTTGCCGTGACCAAGGGGAAAAGCATTGCCCAg ATCTCACTAAGGTGGGCATATCAGCAAGGAGCAAGTCCAATTGTTAAGAGCTTCAACGAGGAGAGGATGAAAGAAAATCTCCAAATCTTTGATTGGGAACTTACCCAGGAAGAACTAGATAAGATAAACCAGATTCCACAGAAAAGGGGATATCCAGGAGAGATGTTTGTTTCACCAAATGGGCCTTACAAATCCTTGGAGGAACTTTGGGATGAGGAGGtctaa
- the LOC122669587 gene encoding methylecgonone reductase-like isoform X1 has product MDKEMIPQVALNSGYRMPLIGLGTACDHIPGNLTSTLINAIELGYRHIDTASLYKTEEFVGQAIAQALERGLIDNRSDVFVTSKLWCSDADHDLVLPALKETLQKLGLDYVDLYLVHFPLRINQGTGTPFQKDEILPFDMKGTWEAMEVCCRLGLAKSIGVSNFSSKKLSQLLTYATIPPAVNQVEMNPAWQQRKLRKFCDENGIHVSAWSPLGANGAHWGSFAVMKSPILGDLAVTKGKSIAQISLRWAYQQGASPIVKSFNEERMKENLQIFDWELTQEELDKINQIPQKRGYPGEMFVSPNGPYKSLEELWDEEV; this is encoded by the exons ATGGATAAGGAAATGATCCCTCAGGTCGCCCTGAACTCTGGCTATAGAATGCCATTGATAGGCTTGGGAACAGCATGTGACCATATCCCTGGAAATCTCACTTCTACTCTAATCAATGCGATCGAGCTCGGTTACCGGCACATCGACACTGCTTCCCTATACAAGACCGAAGAGTTTGTCGGGCAAGCCATAGCTCAAGCTCTCGAACGAGGACTGATCGATAACCGTAGTGACGTTTTCGTTACTTCCAAGTTATGGTGCTCAGATGCAGACCATGATCTTGTCCTCCCAGCACTCAAGGAAACACTCCA GAAACTGGGACTAGATTATGTGGATCTCTATCTAGTTCACTTTCCTTTAAGGATTAATCAAGGAACTGGAACCCCTTTCCAAAAGGATGAAATTCTTCCCTTTGATATGAAAGGGACATGGGAAGCCATGGAAGTGTGCTGCAGATTGGGGTTGGCAAAGTCCATTGGCGTGAGCAACTTCTCAAGCAAGAAGCTCTCCCAACTTCTAACATATGCCACCATCCCTCCCGCCGTGAATCAG gtcgaaatgaatCCTGCATGGCAGCAGAGAAAGTTGAGAAAGTTCTGCGATGAAAATGGGATTCATGTGAGTGCTTGGTCACCTTTGGGAGCAAATGGAGCTCATTGGGGTTCCTTTGCAGTCATGAAGAGTCCAATCCTTGGAGACCTTGCCGTGACCAAGGGGAAAAGCATTGCCCAg ATCTCACTAAGGTGGGCATATCAGCAAGGAGCAAGTCCAATTGTTAAGAGCTTCAACGAGGAGAGGATGAAAGAAAATCTCCAAATCTTTGATTGGGAACTTACCCAGGAAGAACTAGATAAGATAAACCAGATTCCACAGAAAAGGGGATATCCAGGAGAGATGTTTGTTTCACCAAATGGGCCTTACAAATCCTTGGAGGAACTTTGGGATGAGGAGGtctaa
- the LOC122669587 gene encoding NADPH-dependent codeinone reductase 1-4-like isoform X3: MDKEMIPQVALNSGYRMPLIGLGTACDHIPGNLTSTLINAIELGYRHIDTASLYKTEEFVGQAIAQALERGLIDNRSDVFVTSKLWCSDADHDLVLPALKETLQKLGLDYVDLYLVHFPLRINQGTGTPFQKDEILPFDMKGTWEAMEVCCRLGLAKSIGVSNFSSKKLSQLLTYATIPPAVNQISLRWAYQQGASPIVKSFNEERMKENLQIFDWELTQEELDKINQIPQKRGYPGEMFVSPNGPYKSLEELWDEEV, encoded by the exons ATGGATAAGGAAATGATCCCTCAGGTCGCCCTGAACTCTGGCTATAGAATGCCATTGATAGGCTTGGGAACAGCATGTGACCATATCCCTGGAAATCTCACTTCTACTCTAATCAATGCGATCGAGCTCGGTTACCGGCACATCGACACTGCTTCCCTATACAAGACCGAAGAGTTTGTCGGGCAAGCCATAGCTCAAGCTCTCGAACGAGGACTGATCGATAACCGTAGTGACGTTTTCGTTACTTCCAAGTTATGGTGCTCAGATGCAGACCATGATCTTGTCCTCCCAGCACTCAAGGAAACACTCCA GAAACTGGGACTAGATTATGTGGATCTCTATCTAGTTCACTTTCCTTTAAGGATTAATCAAGGAACTGGAACCCCTTTCCAAAAGGATGAAATTCTTCCCTTTGATATGAAAGGGACATGGGAAGCCATGGAAGTGTGCTGCAGATTGGGGTTGGCAAAGTCCATTGGCGTGAGCAACTTCTCAAGCAAGAAGCTCTCCCAACTTCTAACATATGCCACCATCCCTCCCGCCGTGAATCAG ATCTCACTAAGGTGGGCATATCAGCAAGGAGCAAGTCCAATTGTTAAGAGCTTCAACGAGGAGAGGATGAAAGAAAATCTCCAAATCTTTGATTGGGAACTTACCCAGGAAGAACTAGATAAGATAAACCAGATTCCACAGAAAAGGGGATATCCAGGAGAGATGTTTGTTTCACCAAATGGGCCTTACAAATCCTTGGAGGAACTTTGGGATGAGGAGGtctaa